One Sparus aurata chromosome 23, fSpaAur1.1, whole genome shotgun sequence genomic window, AGCAAATGACACTCAACAGTCAACTGTCTTTTTCCAGAATCACCTCCCCCACCTTTAATTGAGAGTCGGCAGAGTAATTGTAGCCCCCTTGTAAACTGCAACAGGGTGTTGTCAGTTAATCAAATACTGGACGAAAATATTTGATCAGTTTATGGGTTTCCTGAAAAATTACCAAGATTTCATGAAATAGCCACAAAGAGGCTCTGGGGTATATGATTGGATATTATCACAGATATTACTTATTTGTAGAGCCCAACCAGGATATCAGTTGGTTGATGATAATGTCCTTTTACGGGTAAATAGGTATCGGAATATTTGTTGTCCGTTTGCGCCAATATAAGAAttagattataatgcagaaaaagatgcctGGTGTAATGAAATTAAATTCCTAGTGAAGTTTACCTTTTCAGTCCACCAGTCATTTCAGACAGTTAAAATATCATATCCTGCCTTCATTACATACCTTTGTCAGAGTTATTGGCTGTTTATTGGCTTATATATGAATATCAGAATTATTTCCTATCAGCCTCAAAAATCAAATATTAGTCGGGCTCTTCTATTTGACATTAATGTTAATACTGTAGAGAAATCCGTTGCTTACGATGTTCCCTCTCTCCCCAGATCCAGCAGATGAAATGGCGGTGCGGCAAAGGATCTTTAACTCAACATTACCCTTCTCCGGCTCCTCCAAGGCCGAGCTGAAGGGGTCATTGCCACCTTGCTCGACTGCGGaccaggagaaggaggaggaggaggaggaggagggcaagGATAGCAAAATGGGCTACACAGCCTGTCCCTACAACCCTACAATGATGAAGTACATGACCCATGGGACTGCAGAGCAAGTGGGAGAACTGCCACCAAAGACCTCATCAGTCATTGCCCAAGAATGTAAATATATCTTTTTGGTATATTATTTtgacaataaatcaaataaatgtgtgtcGACTGGGATTTTAACATTAACACTGTGCTCTCCTCAGGTGAAACCCAGGACTTACAAAAGTTTAGTCCATCTGATGTGAAGCCTTCCTTCGTCCCCTACCCTAACTGCCTCACCAGGTATGACATGGCAATAGTGCTGCTGCATTTCACAcctcatttacatttagagAGGCGTCTCATATGTTTAATCTCATATCTGGAATTAACATTGTTGCCATACATCTGCTTCAGTCTTTCCTCAGAACAAAACAACGTGGCGTGCCCGACCACAGCCTCCATCCAGGAGCCGAgcagctcctcagctcagctcacCCCAAGAAAGAAGACCAGGAAGAAACAGAAGCgcaaagggaagaaaaaacaggagaacAAGAAGGAGAAGCAGCGACAGAGACATCGAATGCCTTCTGGTGTCCCTGAACAGGAGAGTGGAAGTTCTCTGGTTCAGATCCTGGTATGAACTCTCACTATTTTTCACATCTCATTGACTTTTGAATATACAAAAGTGCCATTCAGAAGTAGGTTGGTGCATTGCATACTCTTTTACTTACAAAAGCACTCAGCATGCTTGCAGTCTTCCTTATGAATCATCTCTAAGGATAGATTGCCACATACTTTGGCAACCGGAGGCTCGACCTCTTGACTTTTCCATGCAAACATTAGCCTTCCTGTTCTGTGGAAGTGATTCACTACATTTAGACAAAGCTGCCCCTCATGGCCTTGAGCATTCAGCCACTGAGCAAACACACCTGGgaatgtaaacaaaatgtagTCTGATggtttttgtttgtctcctgTAGGTGGAGTCGTCTCTTGGAGGGAGAAGCAACCTCAGCACTTCTTGCTGTAGCAGCATAGTGAGCTCAGAAGAGCGGGACAGAGGGCCTTCTCTCTACAGCCGTCCGATCTACAACACAGgctccagctgctctcctcTGCCCTGGAGGGACGGCGTTTGCGAGCACCTCTCCAGTGTCTATTCCTATCAGCAGGTCAGCGACTCAGACAGCGTCAGTAGTGTGGGAGACTGTTCGCTGGCCCTCGCTGGTCTCAGTGGTAGCGTCAGTCAAGGGGACCCGTGCTTCGCAGGGCCCTTTTTTAAAGATGTGGAGAGGGAGGTCcgagaagaggaagatgagctCTCAGCGTCCGATTCTGACACCAACGAGGGACTATTTTTCTTCAATGAAGTACGTTGTGCTTTAGTCTACCTCCCGTCTTCTGTCTTGGTTTAACTGTGGTGCTGCTGAACTAACTGGTGTCTCTTTTTCAGAAATTCCACATTGTGGACTCCGAGTACAAGGAAGGGAGGGAGTATGTCCTCAAAGAGTTTGTCAAGGAAGGCTCCTATGGTGAAGTACACATTGCTCAAGATGTCAACACAGGCTTCAGATTTGCGGTCAAAAAGGTAAGGCAGAGCATAttgctctctgtttttttccactgccGGGTTTCAAAGTGTGCTCTGATTGCTCACTGTTTTTTTCCATCCTCACAGATCGCCCTGAAGAGGTTCAGCAGTGAGGAGGTGGGTGCGTGGAGTACCCTCAGATCTCCTCGTGTGGTGGAACTCTTTGGAGTGGTCAGAGAGGGCCCTAACGTTGTCCTCTTCATGGACCACAAATCTGGTAAACAAGCCTCATTTCTGACTGTGGTTGGAAACTTTTGAGTGAAATGCGATGAATTAAGTGCACAGCACATGCACAGTAGGTGTAACCTGAGGATAATGAACTACAGAAATATGGATGCAATTAGTGTCAAGATGTGGAAGTGGGTGGTTAGGATGCCAGAAATTACTGCTGACCTCCAAATTACAGGTGGAGATGCCTGCCTGATAAATGTAATTACATATCTCACCGTTTGTCTTTGTCATCGCATTCCAGGCCATAATTGAAGGGATGAATGTCAACAAGATACAGTCTTATCCTGATCTGACCTTATCTATTATTTCAGGCTCTCTGGGCCAGCTAATAGCGGAGCGTGGGCGGCTGCCAGAGGACCTAAGTCTCCACTACCATTCCCAAGTCTTAGCAGCGCTGGAGTACCTAGTGAAGAAAAAAGTGGCGCATCTAGACATTAAAGGTaggtcaaacacattttttcccccccatatGATTACAACAGTTAAATTAATGTTCAGGTTAAAGACTTCAAATATTGAAATGCCGTTTATTATGCTAGCTAAATCATTTAAAGGCCAGTCATTGAAAAAGGCCAACATACTACGACTATGAGATCTTCATCAGGGCTCTTAGCAACATCATGTGGCCTGACCTACATGGTAGCAACAAGGGGgaatacatgaataaaaaaaataaaatgataatgatgatagtACATTTCACCTCCCTTCCCAGAGAGCTCAATAGTATATatattgtttctttctttctccttttttatttttttaaaattcatttttatgtatttattgattgtttgatttcttttttcggACTCACTATAAtctatttaactttttttttccatattccTTTTTTGGCTGCCTTTAAACTGCTCTCCCTTGTTGTTCCCCgacacacacaaattcacacacagGAACTCCACACAGACTGCCACAAAAATCCTCCAACTTATAGCGCCATCATCCAGtacttgtttctgtttttctgatgtcACCATTCTCTGTATTCAGTGTCGTTTGTCCTCCCATAATGAGCTTATTCTGTCACGTGTCCTAATACGCCGagttgtgtctggttttgtctcaCTTGTTAGGTCTCGCTTCACTAAATAAAGGCAAATAAAGGGAGAacccatacaaaaaaaaaatatcttactACAGAAAACAGAAGTTGTTAAAAAGTCACAATGCAAATGACGATGACACGAAGAAAACTCATTTGAATGCTTGAATGTGAAACCACAAAACTACTGATTGAAAACTAAATTGAACTTTAAACTGACGTCATCACTGCAATGCATCGCTTTTTTGAAGacatacaaacataaaaagacacactggggtatttatctttaaattggtgctgaacacacacacttcaaccTCAAATGAGCTATCGTCATTAGTTTATCCACAAAAAtagagcagaaaaaaatgattatGTTCCTTGTCGATTAATATGTCGATTCTTTTCATGGTTAATAATTTGGTccacaaatgtcttgttttgtccacagcccAAAAATATTccgtttactgtcatagaggagtaaacaAACCAGAACactttcacatttaagaaacttGATTGAGGGAATAGATAaccaaaaaaactgaataaatctgtGACTAGtaatcgattaattgttgcGTCTCTACAGCAGAAGCAAAGTAAGAAGCCCTTTAAACACGTAGGTGAGAACAAAATGTTCATCTCTTCGTTGTCATGTGCAGATATTCCCTCTTGTTCGTTACGTCAATATTTGTTTTATACGGTCCACTGCTTCTAGGATGACGAATTatctaaaatatgaatgtaaatgttcagACTAAAAAAAGTAACTGCAGTGGGTTAGGGCTAGTTATCACACCAAACGCAGACATCATATATTGGCATCGGCCCCTAACAGCACTTTCAAGATGAATTTCAGTAGAAGTAATTGTTCAGATCAAAGTGGCTCAACACTAATATCAGTAAAACTGGATGTGTCAGCTTGACTTTTACTTGTTGTCATACCtagtggaaaacaaaaacacagagagagagtaaaGGCAGATTTCTAATTAGTTCTCATCAGAGGACTTTGTGCAGCTGTTGTGTGGAACACAAGTGTCATAGATACAGTCTTGATCTGATCCTCGGCACCTGTGTTGTGAAACCAGACTACCACATAGAAGGGCTGGGAATTTCCCACAGTGTGACTCACCGCCGCTCTTTTGAAACGGCGCATGTGCACAGAATCAGGAGAGCacgaaagaaaaaaggaagaacgAAACAGAGAGGGGGGGATGGGACGGACGGGGAGCAGGAAGtagtcagagagagaagaacaGACAGACACGTAAAGACAGAAAGCAGAAGGTGAAAATAAAGTGGAAAGAAGtgtagaaaagaagaaaagagaaaaacagaaagggaACAAAgggtgagggaaaaaaaaaaaaacagacttaagCTGGAGGACGGACAAACAGCTTTATTGTCCTCTTGCTGCTCAGGCGCCACCTGGTGTCTGTAATGCCTCCAGAAAAGCAAGGCAGTAACACCAAACGTCTTTATCTGTTGCCCGTTTGTAACCAGACTCCACATTCAttccacattaaagtgttttctaCAGCAGCTGTCCCTCGGTGACCTCACATATTCCTCTTATTCTGCCCCATTTGTCTGTGTTCCGTCTGTGCAGCTGCCCTGTTTCTAATTATGTCATCCAAAAACTGAGCTACACAAGTCATGGAAACCAGCAAAGTGCCATTGAGTTCACTGAGCAGTGCCAAGATTAATGCGGCGGATTActgactgtgtttgtttcactCAGCTGACAACGTGTTGCTGTCGGAGGACGGTAGAGACACCTTCCTGTGTGACTTCGGGCACGCAGAGAGACTTGACAGTCAGGGACAGAGTCTGAGTGGGTCCAAAGGTAAATACTGTAAAACGTTTCACTTAAGAAGATGAGTAATTTATCCACTTCCATATCTTAATTAGTTGTTTTCTCAATGTAATTTAATACAGATCTCAAGGGCTCGGAAACCCACATGGCCCCAGAGATTGTTAAAGGGGAACCCCGCGGAGCCAAAGCAGATGTGTGGAGCAGCTGCTGTATGTTACTGCACATGCTCAATGGGTGTCAACCTTGGACAAGATACTACACCTGCAGACTTTACCTGAAGGTATATTTAACAGCGACTCTTCACCTTGCTATTTCAGTGCAGATGTTCAGTACGCTTTTCACAGGACTCAAGTCAGAATTTGACTAAGTTTGTGATATTCACAGATTGCTAACGAGCGTCCGCCTCTGAGAGAGATCCCACCTGACTGCAACCCGCTCACAGCTGAAGTTATTAAGGCGGGACTTCAGAAGGATCCAGCCAAGAGAGTGTCAGCATCAGAACTCAAAGAAAAAGCTGCCAGAGCTCTGAAAGAAGGTAACTATACCGTACATTTTAACCTGTAAATGTTTTTGGTATTACCTTTTTTCAGCCCAGAGTAGAGTCTGCAGGCATTCGTTAAAGGCTGAGTAGAGTGTCACAGGAAGAGTCATTAAACCTAGAGATAGGTTAGCATTTTTGCGCTTCTGGTTCTCTCGTCTTTAAATCAATGTCTTTTAATGGGTTAGGGTTTGATGGCTTAAACAAGGTCACCAAACTCTCACAAATGTTCACGCAATTTGTTATTAAAAAAGGCGGTTGATAACAGGTAGCTAACTGAGACTagagaggttgtcggggacattaaatgtaattaaactGAACATGGAGACTCATCTACATCTTTTAAATTCCCATAGGCTTTTTGTCAAGGTTTCCATGGCACTGCTAACTTCTAGGTTAGCCCCCAAAATACATCAGAAGTCTGTATGTGCCCTGAGAGGAAAAACTGAGGGCAAATAAACTGCTCATCTCCTTGATTGGAGATTAAGATTGATCCTTACGGTGTGTAAAGACTTCACGTTTGTCTGCTTGCAGTGGGAGGACTCACCAGCCTAGTGAAGGGACCCTACACCGAGCCCCTGTATTTTGCCGACAAACCTCCTGACTCCCCACTCATCAATAGCAGCACTGActgtgaggatgaggaggagcatCAAGAGTCTGTGGAGAAAGTGATCACAGCCGGGAGGAAGACAAAGAAACTGGGTGATGACGATGAAGAAAAGGAGGCTGAGTCAAAGCGAGGCTCGCTTTTCTGTCCACAAACGCTGATTTCTGAGCCGAACCATAAGAGGGGCAACAAGATCACCACAGTGCCTGAACTTGAGCTACGTAAACTGGAGCGAGGTGAGGTTTCTCtcagtttcctgctttttttgtgtgtgcgtagaCTATTGGAACTCTTCTCATTGTTTTCCCGCTTGTCTGTAGATTTCTACCTGAGCAGTCTGTCCCAGCTTCACTCGGCTGAGATGCAGGAGCAGCTGTTGTCTTGTCTCAGCAGTGACCCGTATACCAACTGGGAACCGTGGGACAAAAAGGTAACAGGCAGACTAGAATGTTAATTTTCTAATTTAACCTAATATAAAAGAGTTTCCCtagacaaaaaaaaggttttactGTCAAACATTCCACTAGCAATCACACACTTTAGGTGCCTCAAAGTAATGCAATAAGAAGAGATTAATTGGGAGCGTATGGCAATATTTTTTGACAGCGTCCAGTAAAAGTTGTCCAAATACTCCAAAATTGGGTCCATTTAAACACAGTCTCATTGATGTTTACCCACCTTGGCTGTTAGCATTAACTGACCCACTGTTTGGCTTGTGTTCCTCTTTTCAACCCGTTATTCCAGGACTCTGGCCGCTGGTCCATGAGCCCAGCAGACGACTTGAGCTCTGGTGTCTTCTCCTACAACAGTCAGCCAGATGTGCAGCTTTTCAGTGTGGATTTGCTGAGTCACACACAGCTACCACCTCCCTGCTGTTTTGAAGGTGAGATAAAACATCAGCATCTCTTTTCATTTAAACGTTAAAACGTGAAACCggcttttaaaatgttaaatcatgTCGCTCCAGGGGTGGATGTCTGCATCAGAGACTTCAACAGGAGGAGCATCCGCATCAGAGAGACACGCCGGGTGAAGGTTGGCCACATCGCCACTGGAATCAGTGATCAGGTGAGGGctagcagcctcacacacattTCATGTCAGGCtctttcaacatttgtaaagatTACATATGTTTAATGTCTCCGTGTGTCTCCTTTTTAGATCTCTGAAAGGGTTTTCACCTTGGAGACCCAGCAGGGCCAGCATGTCGCTCATGATGACGAGGTGCAGGAGTCCGGTCTGGAGCTCTGCTGTGTTCCTGCTCCTGACTACAACCAAGCCTGGAGGTGGAGGATCAGAGACGGAGTGCTGGAGACGAGATAGAGGCCCCAGCTCTCTCCTCACATCAGCCGCAGCCTCATCTTAACTGTTTTACATGTGGCCTTCTGTGGAATTGTCTCAGTGTGCTTTCATGAGGTGTTTAAAGAAATCAGATGAAACTGCCTTTTAGCCAACAGTGTTGTTGTGGTGTTGCTTCTGGTCTCTAAAGTGCTTCTTATTGTCAAAGCACTGAATTTTTGACCACTGTGAtgtttacatgttgcaccttttcTTGTTGCTTGTTTACATTGAGTCATTAAATGGTTACTGAAGCTACGTGTGTGATACATTATTGATCCATAATACCATAGTGATTAAGTAGTTTACAATCCCAGAGTGACTGTGACTTCAGTTACTTATCCTgggttttattttgtctctgGAATAGAAAGTTATTGGACTATAAGCTGACATTTCTGGgttataaatgttgttttagCACTATTGTGTGTACAACAGCCTAAAACTAAAACCACACCCACCATAAAAATACAACTTTGCATAAAAACGCACCTCCTTAAAATCCCATTTTTATACAGTAGGATTTGCTCCAATTCTTTAACAAAATGCCACATTAGCATATTAACATGCTCACAAGATGTAtactaacatgctgatgtttacaTGCATTGTCATAAGTTTTGCAAATAAGTGAGAAATAAGGGACAAGCTGAAGTTTGGACCCGATGATGGTGCTGTTGCAAACCATAAAACAGTGGCTGAAAAGTTTCAGGAAACTAAAAAGTCAACCTCAAGGTAATGCTACCAAAAGTTTTAGAGGATCACACAAATATGGGGAACAtgatatgaaaatatgtatCAAATCTTATGGCAATCTAATTAGTTAATTGTTGGGATATTCCAGTTTTTCTGAACCAAAGTGTTTCCAGCACTGGCAAAGAAATATTAGCATATAGTGAACCTTGCAACCTCTAGGGGCCTAGCAAGGTAAACGGTTTGCTTATCAGATTAATATTTCATGTTGGTAACACAGTAAGACTATTGAAACATCCTCTTTCTTACATTATATAGACACAAATCCACAGCCACAGTAAGAGGTAAAAGATTTATTCTCAATATTACAGCTTACAAAGTCACTGCAAAAAGATTTTCAGGGAGACTGGAAACTAATTTAAACTTTACAAAGGCAAtagaaaaacagtgaaaattTGAGATTATCAAAGTgatcctgtaaaaaaaaaaaaaaaaaaaccacatgaaAAACCCACCAAGGCACTGACAAACGaaggaaaatgtataaaaagccATCTACTGCGTAGAGAGGATTGCAGTCTGAATTACTCACGTAGAAATACAGTACTTTGAACATGTTTGAAGTGAGGTAAGCATCTGTGAGCAATCCAGTGCTTTCTGTGTCTGCAGTGCAACACCTTCTTTTGACCACAGGGCATGTTATTTCATGACATGTGGCTCCATTACAACATATACAAAAAtagtcaggtttttttttttt contains:
- the map3k14a gene encoding mitogen-activated protein kinase kinase kinase 14 — its product is MAVRQRIFNSTLPFSGSSKAELKGSLPPCSTADQEKEEEEEEEGKDSKMGYTACPYNPTMMKYMTHGTAEQVGELPPKTSSVIAQECETQDLQKFSPSDVKPSFVPYPNCLTSLSSEQNNVACPTTASIQEPSSSSAQLTPRKKTRKKQKRKGKKKQENKKEKQRQRHRMPSGVPEQESGSSLVQILVESSLGGRSNLSTSCCSSIVSSEERDRGPSLYSRPIYNTGSSCSPLPWRDGVCEHLSSVYSYQQVSDSDSVSSVGDCSLALAGLSGSVSQGDPCFAGPFFKDVEREVREEEDELSASDSDTNEGLFFFNEKFHIVDSEYKEGREYVLKEFVKEGSYGEVHIAQDVNTGFRFAVKKIALKRFSSEEVGAWSTLRSPRVVELFGVVREGPNVVLFMDHKSGSLGQLIAERGRLPEDLSLHYHSQVLAALEYLVKKKVAHLDIKADNVLLSEDGRDTFLCDFGHAERLDSQGQSLSGSKDLKGSETHMAPEIVKGEPRGAKADVWSSCCMLLHMLNGCQPWTRYYTCRLYLKIANERPPLREIPPDCNPLTAEVIKAGLQKDPAKRVSASELKEKAARALKEVGGLTSLVKGPYTEPLYFADKPPDSPLINSSTDCEDEEEHQESVEKVITAGRKTKKLGDDDEEKEAESKRGSLFCPQTLISEPNHKRGNKITTVPELELRKLERDFYLSSLSQLHSAEMQEQLLSCLSSDPYTNWEPWDKKDSGRWSMSPADDLSSGVFSYNSQPDVQLFSVDLLSHTQLPPPCCFEGVDVCIRDFNRRSIRIRETRRVKVGHIATGISDQISERVFTLETQQGQHVAHDDEVQESGLELCCVPAPDYNQAWRWRIRDGVLETR